DNA from Sulfurimonas xiamenensis:
AGGCTTGTTTCCAAGTTGTGTCCAATTCTCATATCTCATAGCATGACATCTACCACAAGCATTGTCATATGCCATTTTAGGAGTTAACTCATCTTGGCTTACAGCAATAGATTTTAAATATGCAACCATATCTGCAACTTCTTGATCAATATCTCCACCAGCACCATAAAAAGGAACCATTGGATGCATTTGACCTTTAGAAGCATCAAATTTATGCTCAACTTTTAAAGCATGAGCAGGATTTTTGATTAAATCTGCTAAGAATTTTTCATTATAAACAACACCTGCTTCGCCTAAATCCGGTGGATTAACACCATAACTTTGTGCAGCAGTAAGTGCATCCATAGCAGCAGGCAGACCCTCTTTTTCTATAGAGTGACAACCAGTACAACCACCAGCTCCAGTAACTAAATCTTTACCGTTTGCAACATCACCACTCTTTGAAAGAGCCGGTAAATCTGCATACGCAAAATTTTCACTCTCTACATGTTTATGCATTTGAGAGTGTGCATATGGCTCAACTAACCAGTAAGTTAGGAGAGTAAAAGCAACAACAACAACCAATATTAAAGGTTCTTTATTTTTCATCCTATTCTCCTTATACTTTTTTTTCAAATTTAGTTATAACTGGTAATACTAACCACAATGCAATAAACAGTAGTGCAGCAACTAAACCAATTGTGCTAAATATACCTTCAGGAGGCAATTTACCCATAGCTGTCAATACAATCATATCAATTAATAGTACCCAGAACCAAATATTAAATGCTCCACGACGACTTGCTGGAACAGCATTTGGACTTCTATCTAAGAATGGCAATAGTACAAAAATAACCTGTGCAAAACCAAAAGCTACTAGACCGATATTTACAGAGAATGGGCGTAAAATCTCATAAGACCATAAGAAATACCACTCTGGATAAATGTGCGCAGGAGTTTTTAACATATCTGCAGGGTCAAAGTTTACAGGATCAAGTGCGAAACTGTAGTTGTAAAATACAAGATAGAAGAAGAATATTAAAAATATACCTACAACCATTAAATCTTTACTCATAAAGTCATTAGCAAAACGAATAACTTTTGAACCAGCTTTGTCACCATCTAAATATTTTTTAGATTCTGCATCAAAATCAATCTCTTCACCGTCTTGATTATTAACATGCGGAATACGAAGAGCAGCAAAGTGAAGACCGATAAGTCCTATAATTGCCAATGGAAGAAGTAGTACATGAAGCATAAAGAAACGAGTCAAGAATGCTTGAGCAGGAACATAATCCCCACGAATCCACTCAACTAAACCATCTAAATGTAAATCACCAAGACTAAAAATATTTGTAATAACCATACCAGCCCAGTAACTCATTTGTCCCCATGGAAGCATATATCCGCTAAACGCTTCAGCAGAAAATGTGACAAATAGAAGCATACCAGAGATCCAGATCATCTCACGACCTTTTTTATACGAGCCGTAGTAGATACCCGTAAACATGTGGATGTAGATAATCAAGAAAACAACCGATGCAGCAACACCGTGAATATGTCTCCATAACCATCCAAAATCAACTTCTCTCATGATAGTGTAGTTAACGCTGTCAAACGCTAAATCAACATGTGGTTGATAGTACATTAAAAGGAAAATTCCTGAAACTAGTAGTAGTGCAAAAGTTATTGCAAGAACCATACCCATTGCCCATAAAAAGTTAATATTTTTTGGAATCCAATACTCGGATGCCATAACTTTTTCGACTTTTTCAATTGCTAGGCGTTGGTTCAACCAATCCTTAACACTTGTCGCTTTTGTAAAATGTGCCATATTTTCTCCCCTTTCCTTATAAAGTTACGCCGCTATTTTTCATAGCTTCGTACTCAGGACCAACTTCACCAAGAATCATCTTGCTTCCTTCAATTTTAAATGGAGGAATGTCAAAACCACGCGGTGGCGGTGCTTTAGTAACATCACCAGCAAAATCAAACATACCACCATGGCATGCACATAAAAATGATTGCTCATCCGGATTATAGCCCGGTATACAACCTAAGTGAGTACATAAACCAATAGCTACCATATAATGTTCACCGTTTACAACGATATCTCTAGCTTTTTGAT
Protein-coding regions in this window:
- the petA gene encoding ubiquinol-cytochrome c reductase iron-sulfur subunit — encoded protein: MHNSSRRGFMGKAFGAVAGVGAVGSLVAMKKSWDPLPSVKAAGFTTLDMSIYKEGELVTEKWRGKPIFVLKKTAEMVAKQTENQKARDIVVNGEHYMVAIGLCTHLGCIPGYNPDEQSFLCACHGGMFDFAGDVTKAPPPRGFDIPPFKIEGSKMILGEVGPEYEAMKNSGVTL
- a CDS encoding cytochrome b, which translates into the protein MAHFTKATSVKDWLNQRLAIEKVEKVMASEYWIPKNINFLWAMGMVLAITFALLLVSGIFLLMYYQPHVDLAFDSVNYTIMREVDFGWLWRHIHGVAASVVFLIIYIHMFTGIYYGSYKKGREMIWISGMLLFVTFSAEAFSGYMLPWGQMSYWAGMVITNIFSLGDLHLDGLVEWIRGDYVPAQAFLTRFFMLHVLLLPLAIIGLIGLHFAALRIPHVNNQDGEEIDFDAESKKYLDGDKAGSKVIRFANDFMSKDLMVVGIFLIFFFYLVFYNYSFALDPVNFDPADMLKTPAHIYPEWYFLWSYEILRPFSVNIGLVAFGFAQVIFVLLPFLDRSPNAVPASRRGAFNIWFWVLLIDMIVLTAMGKLPPEGIFSTIGLVAALLFIALWLVLPVITKFEKKV
- a CDS encoding c-type cytochrome, coding for MKNKEPLILVVVVAFTLLTYWLVEPYAHSQMHKHVESENFAYADLPALSKSGDVANGKDLVTGAGGCTGCHSIEKEGLPAAMDALTAAQSYGVNPPDLGEAGVVYNEKFLADLIKNPAHALKVEHKFDASKGQMHPMVPFYGAGGDIDQEVADMVAYLKSIAVSQDELTPKMAYDNACGRCHAMRYENWTQLGNKPEFKFEKESLAYDIQVLEYQEALTKYMGKLPPDLSMYFRSRSEHFLSTFIENPQAHLKGTAMPRVGVTEEAAHKVLEHLADSADTKRHERESVGANVMIYIVIFAIFALLWKKQVWKDLH